The Methanosphaera cuniculi sequence TCCCAGTTTCGCGTCCTGCGATTTTAACACATACTCTTCCTTTTTCTATTGCTGGCATAATTTATCTCTCCAATTTATTTTAATTAATTTTATTTTATACTATTTAGTATTATTTCAGCTGTCTTATCAGCATCAAAGGTGGCAGTATTAAGAATTAAGTCATACTGACTTAAATCATCAATATCTATACCATGAATTTCCATGTAGCGTTTACGTTCACTACATGTACGTTCATCCATCTCGTCTATTACAACATTTAAGTCTTTGTCTTCTCTGTAACTTATACGTTCTGCACGTGTGTTATCCGGAGCCATAAGCCAAACTTTGTAATCAGCTTCAATGAAGAATGCGGAAATTCTTCCTTCTACTATAAGATTATCAGCTTCTTTTGCAATTTCTGCTTGTCTTTTATCTAAAGCTCTATCAATATCATCATTACCCTCAGCAAACTCACTAAATTCTAGTAAACTCATACCACTTTCATCTGCCATCTGACGAAATACATCTCCTGCTGATATGAATGGTATGTCTAAGTACTCTGATAATTTCTTAGCAGCTGTACTTGTACCAGTTCCTGCAAGTCCACCAATAGTAATAATCATAATGATCTTGCCTCTTGTTTAATAATTTTTCTTGTACAACTTGTACAATATTTTCCACCATAAGGTCTGTTTGGTCTTCTTTGGTTTTTGGATAATTTTCTTATCTCATATGGTCTTCCACGTGGTACAGCATCTAATACTTTTCCACATTTAGCACATACATGTTTTGAAGGTTTTTTATGTTTATGGTGTATAACTTTTCTTCCACCAGGAACTCTTTTAGTTACATTTTTAAATGTTCCTGTTCTAAATTTAGGTGCTGGCATATTCTGTTTTCCTCCTTTTTAATTTATTAATTTATAAAAGCTTTATATTTACTACTTTTGTTAATCTTTTTTTTTGGTTACTAGTTCATTGTGTCAAGTCCAAATATTCTTCTAAATAGGAAACTCATAGCAAATGATGAGAGTATATACCATCCGAAGAAGTTTATTGTAAGTGGATTTGACTGTGTCCAGAAGATATTCCATATAGGCATAAGCAGTAAGTAGAATTGTGGTCCTGTAATATTAATTACAACATTACTTATTGTAGAGTTAAATACTAATCCTGAGTATATAATGAATACTGGAATCATTGTAATTATAGTTGGTTTCATCTGCATTTTCATAAGTTCCATATTCTGAGGCATGAGCTCTTGTTGTTTTTTCTGAGCTTTTGCCATTGCCTTTGGATCTCCTGATGATTGAGCGTCTCTGAACATTTGCTGAACTTCTTTCATTTCATCTTGAAGTTCATGCATTTTATCATAATCAATTAACCATTTTTGAAGTATTACAATAAATAATGATATTATTGCTGCAACTACAAAGATAGTTAAAACTGGATTTGATGGTGTAGGATCAAGACTCATTAATGGATTAAAAATAAAATCCAAGTCAAGTCCAAAACGACCTGAGGCTACCATAATAAATCACTTTTTTTTTCTTATGATAAAATATCTACAATTTCAGATACAGCATCTTCTAGTCCATCGTCATTATTTTGAAC is a genomic window containing:
- the cmk gene encoding (d)CMP kinase gives rise to the protein MIITIGGLAGTGTSTAAKKLSEYLDIPFISAGDVFRQMADESGMSLLEFSEFAEGNDDIDRALDKRQAEIAKEADNLIVEGRISAFFIEADYKVWLMAPDNTRAERISYREDKDLNVVIDEMDERTCSERKRYMEIHGIDIDDLSQYDLILNTATFDADKTAEIILNSIK
- a CDS encoding 50S ribosomal protein L34e, translating into MPAPKFRTGTFKNVTKRVPGGRKVIHHKHKKPSKHVCAKCGKVLDAVPRGRPYEIRKLSKNQRRPNRPYGGKYCTSCTRKIIKQEARSL
- a CDS encoding DUF106 domain-containing protein; amino-acid sequence: MVASGRFGLDLDFIFNPLMSLDPTPSNPVLTIFVVAAIISLFIVILQKWLIDYDKMHELQDEMKEVQQMFRDAQSSGDPKAMAKAQKKQQELMPQNMELMKMQMKPTIITMIPVFIIYSGLVFNSTISNVVINITGPQFYLLLMPIWNIFWTQSNPLTINFFGWYILSSFAMSFLFRRIFGLDTMN